The Blastomonas fulva genome contains a region encoding:
- a CDS encoding LOG family protein: protein MTAPFKRLAIYCGSATPSDPVYIENARMVGATLAGRGIGVVYGGGRLGLMGAVADAALDLGGEVIGIIPEALVQAEVAHQGCTELHVVPGMHARKQKFTDLADGFVVLPGGVGTMDELWEAISWSQLGYHTDPVGLLNINGFYDELIAFNRHMIEVGFIRPQHADILIVDETLDGLLAKMEAYQPHRTIFAMTADDL from the coding sequence ATGACCGCCCCCTTCAAGCGCCTGGCCATCTATTGCGGCTCCGCCACGCCCTCCGACCCCGTCTATATCGAGAACGCCCGCATGGTCGGCGCGACGCTCGCCGGGCGCGGGATCGGCGTGGTTTATGGCGGCGGGCGGCTGGGGCTGATGGGCGCAGTGGCCGATGCCGCGCTCGATCTGGGCGGCGAAGTGATCGGCATCATCCCCGAAGCTCTGGTCCAGGCCGAGGTCGCGCACCAGGGCTGCACCGAGCTGCACGTCGTCCCCGGCATGCACGCACGCAAGCAGAAGTTCACCGATCTGGCTGACGGCTTTGTCGTGCTGCCCGGCGGGGTGGGCACGATGGACGAACTGTGGGAGGCAATCAGCTGGTCGCAGCTGGGCTATCACACCGACCCTGTGGGCCTGCTCAACATCAACGGCTTCTACGACGAGCTGATCGCGTTCAACCGCCACATGATCGAGGTCGGCTTCATCCGCCCGCAGCATGCTGACATCCTGATCGTCGACGAGACGCTCGACGGGCTGCTCGCCAAGATGGAAGCCTATCAGCCGCACCGTACGATCTTCGCGATGACGGCGGATGATCTTTGA
- a CDS encoding phytoene/squalene synthase family protein has translation MTPSPTPTPPLSGRGFDRAALVAYARDSIARGSKSFALASKLFDAPTRERAWLLYAWCRKCDDLADGQDMGHGMSAVTDAHARVAYIREQTQAALAGAPTDDPAFAALAVVAAECRLPHRYIFDVIDGFDLDAQEWRPRSANDLYQYCYHVAGAVGLLMAIVMGVDPDDDATLDRACDLGLAFQLANIARDLSEDDSVGRCYLPMEWLAEMDIPPGQHMKPWLRSQLVPLAARLADRSEAHEASARVGAEKLPFRARWAVLAAAGIYGDIAREVRRRGAQAWDHRVITTGGQKIGWLARSGWQAASRPDPVGREGLWTRPR, from the coding sequence GTGACTCCTTCCCCCACCCCAACCCCTCCCCTCAGCGGGAGGGGCTTTGATCGCGCCGCCCTCGTCGCCTACGCCCGCGATTCGATCGCGCGCGGCTCCAAATCCTTCGCGCTCGCCTCGAAGCTGTTCGATGCCCCCACCCGCGAGCGCGCCTGGCTGCTCTATGCCTGGTGCCGCAAGTGCGACGACCTCGCCGACGGGCAGGACATGGGCCATGGCATGAGCGCGGTCACCGATGCGCACGCCCGCGTCGCCTATATCCGCGAACAGACCCAGGCTGCGCTCGCAGGCGCGCCGACCGACGACCCGGCCTTCGCCGCGCTGGCGGTGGTCGCTGCCGAGTGCCGCCTGCCGCACCGCTATATCTTCGATGTCATCGACGGGTTCGATCTCGACGCGCAGGAATGGCGCCCGCGCAGCGCAAACGACCTTTACCAGTATTGCTATCATGTCGCAGGCGCGGTCGGGCTGCTGATGGCGATCGTAATGGGGGTCGATCCCGATGACGACGCCACGTTAGACCGCGCCTGCGATCTGGGGCTGGCGTTCCAGCTCGCCAATATCGCGCGCGACCTGTCCGAGGACGATTCGGTGGGCCGCTGCTATCTGCCGATGGAGTGGCTGGCAGAGATGGACATTCCGCCGGGCCAGCACATGAAACCCTGGCTTCGCTCGCAGCTGGTGCCGCTGGCGGCGCGGCTGGCGGATCGGTCGGAGGCGCACGAGGCATCGGCGCGGGTGGGGGCGGAAAAGCTGCCGTTCCGCGCGCGCTGGGCGGTGCTGGCTGCAGCGGGAATCTATGGCGACATCGCCCGCGAGGTGCGCCGCCGCGGCGCGCAGGCCTGGGATCACCGGGTGATCACCACGGGCGGGCAGAAGATCGGCTGGCTGGCGCGCAGCGGCTGGCAGGCGGCATCGCGTCCCGATCCGGTCGGCCGCGAGGGGCTGTGGACCCGGCCGCGCTGA
- a CDS encoding hemerythrin domain-containing protein yields the protein MWRIAQLKSQHEACLAIVQDIQSRSTHIADRPGAVEITLMLARLTGILRIHLALEDEILYPALRKSSHPRTAEIGERAWREMGGLADVFLDFVDRWKRADVLLAQQARFRSESAEVFTALAQRIDMEHREIYPLAEQIAATRAA from the coding sequence ATGTGGCGCATCGCTCAACTGAAATCCCAGCACGAAGCCTGCCTGGCCATCGTTCAGGACATCCAGTCCCGGTCCACCCACATTGCAGACCGCCCCGGCGCGGTCGAGATCACGCTGATGCTGGCGCGGCTGACCGGCATCCTGCGCATCCACCTCGCGCTGGAGGACGAGATTCTCTATCCGGCGCTGCGCAAGTCGAGCCACCCGCGCACGGCGGAGATCGGCGAACGCGCATGGCGCGAGATGGGCGGGCTGGCCGATGTGTTCCTGGACTTTGTCGATCGCTGGAAGCGCGCTGATGTGCTGCTCGCGCAGCAGGCCCGGTTCCGCAGCGAATCGGCCGAGGTGTTTACGGCGCTGGCGCAGCGGATCGACATGGAGCACCGCGAGATATACCCGCTCGCCGAGCAGATTGCCGCGACGCGCGCGGCCTGA
- a CDS encoding efflux RND transporter periplasmic adaptor subunit, protein MRFSSPIAARMTLGLLLSWAALSLASCSEEKSASAASGSEKVYPVTLAIVQPAATSKTITAAGTVRYRYETPLGFTSAGKIASIRFEEGDRVVPGALIAALDATQVNSGLESARAEQQRAQAELGRFQQLFDKGWVTRAQLERSEAAARAATAQVSNAGFASGTSRIIAPSGGIILARTAEPGQVVAAGTQIVVLGETSGGMVLRAPMIDSDIGRLTPGMPAQVTLSGLAEGVIEGTISEIDARANPTSGAFEVTVALPANPGLRSGQIGTAQFRVAAQPQDTGLAIPASAVFNVRAGEGFVYLLDAKASRVRARAVQIGRIDDRQLVITGGLKPGDRIVASGLGLLVDGARVKPLATRQPSRTRQPAPASMTAR, encoded by the coding sequence ATGCGCTTTTCTTCCCCTATCGCCGCCAGAATGACGCTGGGCCTGTTGCTGTCCTGGGCCGCGCTGTCGCTGGCCTCCTGCTCGGAAGAGAAATCCGCCTCGGCCGCTTCGGGCAGCGAGAAGGTCTATCCGGTGACGCTCGCGATCGTGCAACCGGCGGCGACATCCAAGACCATCACCGCCGCCGGAACGGTGCGCTATCGCTACGAGACACCTTTGGGCTTCACCAGCGCGGGCAAGATCGCCAGCATCCGGTTTGAGGAGGGCGACCGGGTGGTGCCGGGCGCGCTGATCGCGGCGCTCGATGCGACCCAGGTCAATTCCGGCCTCGAAAGTGCACGCGCCGAGCAGCAGCGCGCGCAGGCAGAGCTTGGCCGCTTCCAGCAGCTGTTCGACAAGGGCTGGGTCACCCGCGCCCAGCTCGAGCGCAGCGAGGCAGCGGCGCGCGCGGCAACCGCGCAGGTGAGCAACGCAGGGTTCGCCAGCGGCACATCGCGGATCATCGCCCCATCGGGCGGGATCATCCTGGCGCGCACCGCAGAACCAGGACAGGTGGTCGCAGCAGGCACGCAGATCGTGGTGCTGGGCGAAACCAGCGGCGGCATGGTGCTGCGCGCGCCGATGATCGACAGCGACATCGGCCGCCTCACCCCCGGAATGCCCGCGCAGGTGACGCTGTCTGGCCTCGCCGAAGGGGTGATCGAAGGCACGATCAGCGAGATCGACGCCCGCGCCAACCCGACCTCCGGCGCGTTCGAGGTGACCGTGGCGCTGCCCGCCAATCCCGGTCTGCGCTCGGGCCAGATCGGCACCGCGCAGTTCCGCGTTGCGGCCCAGCCGCAGGACACCGGCCTCGCCATCCCCGCGAGCGCAGTGTTCAACGTCCGCGCAGGCGAAGGCTTTGTCTATCTGCTCGACGCCAAGGCCAGCCGGGTGCGCGCGCGCGCGGTGCAGATCGGCAGGATCGATGACCGCCAGCTGGTCATCACCGGCGGGCTGAAGCCCGGCGACCGGATCGTGGCGAGCGGGCTTGGCCTGCTGGTCGATGGCGCACGGGTCAAGCCGCTGGCGACCCGCCAGCCCAGCCGGACGCGCCAGCCCGCGCCCGCCTCCATGACGGCCCGGTGA
- a CDS encoding efflux RND transporter permease subunit has protein sequence MNLAAFTISRWQLSLVAFMLLAALGLTSLFTIPRSVDPHFPIPVVTVIIALPGADAADIEQTIAKPVEEVLRGIDDIDEIRTGITDGFVTITTEFDWNGDPDQYFNDVVREVSAIRSQLPEGITELRYRKARTTEAAVLQLAMVSETASWRRMQKYAEDIRDTFVRYPGVRNTVIDGLPQPEVQVSIDSRRLAELGLAPSVIADALRRGGAELPPGAVESAGRRFNVEAGGAYRDLETIRNLPIRAGNGTLLRIADVATVDWGNAEQLYITRFNGKRAIFLSIQQKDGYDVIRLRDSLDAELRRQQAGFPPDIRLEQIFDQSRDIEYRLRELTRDFSIALFLVIFTLLPLGWRASVIVMISIPLSLASGLLAISVMGFNLSQLAVAGFIVALGLLVDDSIVVTENISRHLRMGKRRSIAAIDATREITPAVLGSTGVLIFAFTPLLFLPEGAGKFTQSFIYTIIFTVFASLVISLTIIPFLASRILSRDEDPEGNAILRWLTHQIERLYRPILHRALDKPRQTLWASMALTLSAFALIPVLGFSLFPYADTAYFRVTVDAEQGSGVATTDALVKKAEAVLAREDAIKVRATNVGSSNPQVFYNVFALDQRPNFGEVFAVMDRWDPKQSPQMVQRIRERLEAIPGARFNVELFQNGAPIASPVALRLTGENLETLRSLAAKIETILRATPGARDVINPVATNGIDLDVGLDEAKAAMLNIAPGEARRAVRLALSGENAAAFRDEEGDSYRVVVRLPLSGSQPISALDQIYVASRTGEAIALSQISTPRLESVPPQIQRYQLERSVTITANAQPGALPSRISQQAMDKVAELKLPPGYRVSAGGEAEAIATVFGGLGPIILIALFGIFAVLVAEFGRFRETIVVAGVIPLGTFGGFVALFVTGASLSYMAIIGFVALVGIEIKNSILLVDFTTQLRREGMGLRAAIERAGEVRFLPVLLTSVTAIGGLLPLAIFGGSLYAPLASVIIGGLISSTLLSRIVTPVMYLLIARGGEQDDDPKSAAIAPVAG, from the coding sequence ATGAACCTTGCCGCCTTCACGATCAGCCGGTGGCAGCTCAGCCTGGTGGCGTTCATGCTGCTCGCCGCGCTGGGGCTCACCTCGCTGTTCACCATCCCGCGCTCGGTCGATCCGCACTTTCCGATCCCCGTGGTTACCGTGATCATCGCGCTGCCCGGCGCCGATGCCGCCGATATCGAGCAGACCATCGCCAAGCCGGTCGAAGAGGTGCTGCGCGGGATCGACGACATCGACGAGATCCGCACCGGAATCACCGACGGCTTCGTGACCATCACCACCGAATTCGACTGGAACGGCGATCCGGACCAGTATTTCAACGATGTCGTGCGCGAAGTCAGCGCGATCCGCAGCCAGCTGCCCGAGGGCATCACCGAGCTGCGCTACCGCAAGGCGCGCACCACCGAGGCAGCGGTTCTGCAGCTCGCCATGGTCAGCGAAACCGCCAGCTGGCGGCGGATGCAGAAATATGCCGAGGATATCCGCGATACCTTCGTGCGCTATCCGGGTGTGCGCAACACGGTGATCGACGGCCTGCCCCAGCCCGAGGTGCAGGTCTCGATCGACAGCCGCCGCCTCGCCGAATTGGGGCTTGCACCCTCGGTGATCGCCGATGCGCTGCGCCGAGGCGGCGCGGAGCTTCCGCCGGGCGCGGTGGAGAGCGCCGGGCGACGCTTCAACGTCGAGGCAGGCGGCGCCTATCGCGATCTCGAAACCATCCGTAACCTGCCGATCCGCGCGGGCAACGGCACGCTGCTGCGGATTGCCGATGTCGCCACGGTGGACTGGGGCAATGCCGAGCAATTGTACATCACCCGCTTCAATGGCAAGCGCGCGATCTTCCTCTCGATCCAGCAGAAGGATGGCTACGACGTCATTCGGCTGCGCGATTCGCTCGATGCCGAGCTCAGGCGGCAGCAGGCGGGCTTCCCGCCCGATATCCGGCTGGAGCAGATCTTCGACCAGAGCCGCGACATCGAATATCGCCTGCGCGAGCTGACCCGCGATTTCTCGATCGCCTTGTTCCTGGTCATCTTCACTTTGCTGCCCTTGGGCTGGCGCGCCTCGGTGATCGTGATGATCTCGATCCCGCTGTCGCTGGCATCGGGACTGCTGGCGATCAGCGTGATGGGGTTCAACTTGAGCCAGCTCGCGGTCGCAGGCTTCATCGTCGCGCTGGGTCTGCTGGTCGACGATTCGATCGTGGTGACCGAGAACATCTCGCGGCACCTGCGCATGGGCAAGCGCCGGTCGATCGCAGCGATCGATGCGACGCGCGAGATCACGCCTGCGGTGCTCGGCTCGACCGGCGTCTTGATCTTCGCCTTCACCCCTCTGCTGTTCCTGCCCGAAGGCGCGGGCAAGTTCACCCAGTCGTTCATCTACACCATCATCTTCACGGTGTTCGCCTCTCTGGTGATCTCGCTGACGATCATCCCGTTCCTCGCCAGCCGCATTCTCTCGCGTGACGAGGACCCTGAGGGCAACGCGATCCTGCGCTGGCTGACCCACCAGATCGAACGATTGTACCGCCCGATCCTGCACCGCGCGCTGGACAAGCCGCGGCAGACTTTATGGGCATCGATGGCACTGACGCTGTCGGCGTTCGCGCTGATCCCGGTGCTGGGCTTCAGCCTGTTCCCTTATGCCGACACCGCCTATTTCCGGGTTACCGTCGATGCCGAGCAGGGCAGCGGGGTCGCCACCACTGATGCGCTGGTGAAGAAGGCCGAGGCGGTGCTGGCGCGCGAGGATGCCATCAAAGTGCGCGCCACCAATGTCGGCAGTTCCAACCCGCAGGTGTTCTACAACGTCTTCGCGCTCGATCAGCGGCCCAATTTCGGCGAGGTCTTCGCGGTGATGGATCGCTGGGATCCGAAGCAAAGCCCGCAAATGGTGCAGCGCATCCGCGAGCGGCTCGAGGCGATTCCCGGCGCGCGGTTCAATGTCGAGCTGTTCCAGAACGGCGCCCCGATCGCATCGCCCGTGGCGCTGCGGCTGACCGGCGAGAATCTGGAGACGCTGCGCAGCCTGGCCGCGAAGATCGAGACGATCCTGCGCGCGACCCCGGGGGCGCGCGACGTGATCAACCCCGTTGCCACCAACGGCATCGATCTCGACGTCGGACTGGACGAGGCCAAGGCGGCGATGCTCAACATCGCGCCGGGCGAAGCGCGCCGCGCGGTCCGGCTGGCTTTGTCGGGCGAGAACGCCGCAGCCTTCCGCGACGAGGAGGGCGACAGCTACCGCGTCGTCGTGCGCCTGCCGCTCAGCGGTTCTCAGCCGATTTCCGCGCTCGACCAGATTTATGTCGCCAGCCGCACCGGCGAGGCGATCGCGCTGTCGCAGATCAGCACCCCGCGGCTGGAAAGCGTGCCCCCGCAGATCCAGCGCTATCAGCTCGAACGCTCGGTCACGATCACCGCCAATGCCCAGCCAGGCGCGCTGCCTTCGCGAATCAGCCAGCAGGCGATGGACAAGGTGGCCGAGCTCAAGCTGCCGCCGGGCTATCGCGTATCGGCAGGCGGCGAGGCAGAGGCGATCGCCACCGTGTTCGGCGGGCTGGGACCGATCATCCTGATCGCCCTGTTCGGCATCTTTGCGGTACTGGTTGCCGAATTCGGCCGTTTTCGCGAGACGATCGTGGTGGCAGGCGTCATCCCGCTGGGCACCTTTGGCGGTTTCGTCGCGCTGTTCGTCACGGGTGCGTCGCTGAGCTACATGGCGATCATCGGCTTTGTCGCCTTGGTCGGGATCGAGATCAAGAATTCGATCCTGCTGGTCGATTTCACCACCCAGCTGCGCCGCGAGGGCATGGGGTTGCGTGCAGCGATTGAGCGCGCGGGCGAGGTGCGCTTCCTGCCCGTGCTGCTGACCTCGGTCACAGCCATCGGCGGGCTGCTGCCGCTCGCGATCTTCGGCGGATCGCTCTATGCGCCGCTCGCCAGCGTGATCATCGGCGGGCTGATCTCGTCGACCCTGCTGTCGCGCATCGTCACCCCGGTGATGTACCTGCTGATCGCACGCGGCGGCGAGCAGGATGATGATCCGAAATCGGCGGCGATAGCGCCTGTTGCCGGTTGA
- the msrA gene encoding peptide-methionine (S)-S-oxide reductase MsrA: MTQQTAIIAGGCFWCTEAVFNDVIGVSKVESGYIGGTVANPTYKAVCAGTTGHAEAIRVTFDTEQLSYADLLDIFFATHDPTQLNRQGNDVGTQYRSAIFPLDAAQQVEAEAAMSRNQPNWPAPIVTTIEEATTWYPAEDYHQEYWNGEGQRNPYCLAVIPPKLQKLRKSFAARVKG, encoded by the coding sequence ATGACGCAACAAACCGCCATCATCGCCGGAGGCTGTTTCTGGTGCACCGAGGCCGTTTTCAACGACGTCATCGGAGTGAGCAAGGTGGAAAGCGGCTATATCGGCGGCACGGTCGCAAACCCGACCTACAAGGCGGTGTGTGCGGGCACGACCGGCCATGCCGAGGCGATCCGCGTCACCTTCGATACCGAGCAGCTGAGCTATGCCGACCTGCTCGACATCTTCTTTGCGACGCACGATCCCACGCAGCTCAACCGCCAGGGCAACGACGTCGGCACGCAGTACCGCTCGGCGATTTTCCCGCTCGATGCCGCGCAGCAGGTCGAGGCGGAAGCCGCGATGAGCCGCAACCAGCCCAACTGGCCCGCGCCGATCGTCACCACCATCGAGGAGGCAACCACCTGGTATCCGGCCGAGGACTATCACCAGGAATACTGGAATGGCGAAGGCCAGCGCAATCCCTATTGCCTCGCCGTCATCCCGCCCAAGTTGCAGAAGCTGCGCAAGAGCTTCGCCGCACGGGTCAAGGGCTGA
- the galU gene encoding UTP--glucose-1-phosphate uridylyltransferase GalU, which produces MKPIRKAVFPVAGLGTRFLPATKAIPKEMLPVVDIPLIQYAVDEAREAGIEQMIFVTGRGKSAIEDHFDIAYELEHTMRERGKSLDVLEPTRLGPGNCAYVRQQEPLGLGHAIWCARDIVGDEPFAIFLPDEFMVGSPGCMKQMVDAYASLGGNLISVLEVPREAVSSYGVIAPGKQDGAITEVTGLVEKPRVEDAPSNLIISGRYILQPEVMQTLKTQEKGAGGEIQLTDAMARMIGTQPFHAVTFAGKRYDCGSKAGYVQANIAIALEREDIGAEIRAFALDLLK; this is translated from the coding sequence GTGAAGCCCATCCGCAAGGCTGTGTTCCCGGTGGCCGGTCTCGGCACCCGCTTTCTGCCCGCCACCAAGGCCATCCCCAAGGAGATGCTGCCGGTCGTGGACATCCCGCTGATCCAGTATGCAGTGGACGAGGCCCGCGAGGCGGGGATCGAGCAGATGATCTTCGTCACCGGTCGCGGCAAGAGCGCGATCGAGGACCATTTCGACATCGCGTACGAGCTCGAGCACACCATGCGCGAACGTGGCAAGTCGCTCGATGTGCTCGAACCCACCCGGCTTGGCCCCGGCAATTGCGCCTATGTGCGCCAGCAGGAGCCGCTCGGGCTGGGCCATGCGATCTGGTGCGCGCGCGACATCGTCGGCGACGAACCATTCGCGATATTCCTGCCCGACGAGTTCATGGTCGGATCACCCGGCTGCATGAAGCAGATGGTCGATGCCTATGCGAGCCTCGGCGGCAATCTGATCAGCGTGCTCGAGGTGCCGCGCGAGGCGGTTTCGAGCTATGGCGTGATCGCTCCGGGCAAACAGGACGGCGCGATCACCGAAGTGACCGGGCTGGTCGAAAAGCCCAGGGTCGAAGACGCTCCGTCCAACCTCATCATTTCAGGCCGCTACATTCTGCAGCCAGAGGTCATGCAGACGCTGAAGACGCAGGAAAAGGGAGCAGGCGGCGAAATCCAGCTGACCGACGCGATGGCGCGGATGATCGGCACCCAGCCGTTCCACGCGGTGACCTTTGCCGGCAAGCGCTATGACTGCGGATCCAAGGCGGGCTATGTCCAGGCGAACATCGCCATCGCGCTGGAGCGTGAGGACATCGGCGCGGAGATTCGCGCCTTTGCGCTCGACCTTCTGAAATAG
- the metK gene encoding methionine adenosyltransferase, giving the protein MRKSFLFTSESVSEGHPDKVADQISDAVVDLFLSKDPYARIACETLTTTQRVVLAGEIRCKGVYENGEWAPGAKEEIEQAVRATVKRIGYEQEGFHWETFSFENHLHGQSSEIAQGVDAKDNKDEGAGDQGIMFGYASDETEDLMPATLDYSHKILEQLAHDRHNKVVDFLEPDAKSQVTLAYEDEKPVRATALVVSTQHAPGYFWHEGKGDADKYKKLYDHVVAVMHKVLPEGFITDETAIYVNPTGSFEIGGPDGDAGVTGRKIIVDTYGGASPHGGGAFSGKDPTKVDRSAAYISRYMAKNIVAAGLARRCTIQLSYAIGIAEPLSLYVDTHGTGTVADDKIEAVLPQLVRLTPRGIREHLGLNKPIYQKSAAYGHFGRKPEGDFFPWEKTDLADKLKAALA; this is encoded by the coding sequence ATGCGCAAGAGCTTCCTCTTCACCTCCGAATCCGTCAGCGAAGGCCATCCCGACAAGGTTGCGGACCAGATTTCCGACGCAGTCGTCGATCTGTTCCTCTCCAAGGACCCCTATGCACGCATTGCATGCGAAACGTTGACCACGACCCAGCGCGTCGTGCTTGCCGGAGAAATCCGTTGCAAGGGCGTCTACGAAAACGGCGAATGGGCACCGGGTGCCAAGGAAGAGATCGAGCAGGCCGTTCGCGCCACCGTCAAGCGCATCGGCTATGAGCAGGAAGGCTTCCACTGGGAAACCTTCAGCTTCGAAAACCACCTGCACGGCCAGTCTTCGGAAATCGCGCAGGGCGTCGATGCCAAGGACAACAAGGACGAAGGCGCAGGCGACCAGGGAATCATGTTCGGCTATGCGTCGGACGAGACCGAAGACCTGATGCCCGCAACGCTCGACTATTCGCACAAGATTCTCGAGCAGCTCGCGCACGATCGTCACAACAAGGTCGTCGACTTCCTCGAGCCCGATGCCAAGAGCCAGGTGACCTTGGCGTATGAAGACGAAAAGCCGGTGCGCGCCACCGCTTTGGTCGTCTCGACCCAGCACGCTCCGGGCTATTTCTGGCACGAAGGCAAGGGCGATGCGGACAAGTACAAGAAGCTGTACGACCACGTCGTCGCCGTGATGCACAAGGTTCTGCCCGAAGGCTTCATCACCGATGAAACCGCGATCTACGTCAATCCGACCGGATCGTTCGAAATCGGCGGCCCCGATGGCGATGCCGGCGTGACCGGACGCAAGATTATCGTGGACACCTACGGCGGTGCATCGCCGCACGGTGGCGGCGCGTTCTCGGGCAAGGACCCGACCAAGGTCGACCGTTCGGCTGCCTATATCAGCCGCTACATGGCCAAGAACATCGTCGCAGCCGGCCTTGCGCGCCGCTGCACCATCCAGCTGTCCTACGCCATCGGCATCGCCGAGCCGCTGTCGCTCTATGTCGACACGCACGGCACGGGAACGGTCGCCGACGACAAGATCGAGGCGGTTCTGCCGCAGCTCGTTCGCCTGACGCCGCGCGGCATCCGCGAGCATCTGGGCCTCAACAAGCCGATCTACCAGAAGTCGGCTGCTTATGGTCACTTCGGCCGCAAGCCCGAAGGCGACTTCTTCCCCTGGGAGAAGACCGACCTCGCCGACAAGCTGAAGGCCGCTCTGGCCTGA
- the lnt gene encoding apolipoprotein N-acyltransferase has translation MILRHPRSFALLAGALSATGFAPLGLWPVTLIAYAVLIHLIASAPSKRGAFSRGWFFAVGQFSIGLNWIAHAFTYQDTMPAWLGWVAVVGLSLYLALFPGFAALFARWLARGEERSADTAFVLAFAGLWLVTEWMRAWVFTGFAWNPLGVAALEAGWASRLVGTYGLGALVVLAAGAVWLLARRQFIAAAAILAGVGAVTGAGWLTQMDKAGFSDTPITVVQPNNDQGEKYDPVASARNFARLTRQTVDRKAAGPRIVFWPEAAIEDFLEDGYPRRYMYPETAAGVRARLTRAINDGDLLITGGVKLDFDRNGQPIAAANSVFALSSRSEILGSYDKSHLVPGGEYLPYEEILGQIGLSRLVPGTIGFTPGPGAQTLDLGSFGRMGLQICYEIIFSGEVVDAANRPDYVFNPSNDAWFGSWGPPQHLAQARLRALEEGVPVIRSTPTGISAVIDADGRLLHSIAHKSAGHIDAMLPRPHGPTPFALWGNLVPLAFAGVLLLLAVALRAFRR, from the coding sequence ATGATCCTGCGTCATCCCCGATCGTTCGCGCTGCTGGCTGGCGCCCTGTCTGCCACCGGCTTTGCGCCTTTGGGGCTGTGGCCGGTGACGCTGATCGCTTATGCAGTGTTGATCCACCTGATCGCCAGCGCACCTTCAAAGCGCGGCGCGTTTTCGCGCGGCTGGTTCTTCGCGGTGGGGCAGTTCAGCATCGGCCTCAACTGGATCGCGCATGCCTTCACCTATCAGGACACGATGCCGGCCTGGCTGGGATGGGTCGCGGTGGTCGGATTGTCGCTCTACCTGGCGCTGTTCCCGGGATTTGCGGCGCTGTTCGCCAGATGGCTGGCGCGAGGCGAGGAGCGCAGCGCAGACACGGCGTTCGTCCTCGCCTTTGCCGGACTGTGGCTGGTTACCGAATGGATGCGCGCCTGGGTTTTCACCGGCTTTGCCTGGAACCCGCTGGGTGTGGCCGCGCTCGAGGCGGGCTGGGCATCGCGGCTGGTGGGCACCTATGGCCTTGGCGCGCTGGTGGTGCTGGCCGCGGGCGCGGTATGGCTGCTCGCGCGCAGGCAGTTCATCGCGGCGGCGGCTATACTGGCGGGCGTCGGCGCGGTGACCGGCGCGGGCTGGCTCACCCAGATGGATAAAGCCGGCTTCAGCGATACGCCAATCACCGTGGTCCAGCCGAACAACGATCAGGGCGAGAAATACGATCCCGTCGCTTCCGCGCGCAACTTTGCGCGGCTCACCCGCCAGACCGTCGACCGCAAGGCCGCTGGCCCGCGCATCGTGTTCTGGCCCGAGGCTGCGATCGAGGACTTTCTCGAGGACGGGTATCCGCGCCGCTATATGTACCCGGAAACTGCCGCGGGCGTGCGCGCGCGGCTGACCCGCGCGATCAATGATGGTGACCTGCTGATCACCGGCGGGGTCAAGCTGGACTTCGACCGCAACGGCCAGCCGATCGCGGCGGCCAACAGCGTGTTCGCGCTGTCCAGCCGGTCCGAGATCCTGGGCAGCTATGACAAGAGCCATCTGGTGCCCGGCGGCGAGTATCTGCCTTATGAGGAGATCCTCGGCCAGATCGGCCTCTCGCGGCTGGTTCCCGGCACGATCGGCTTCACGCCCGGGCCCGGCGCGCAGACGCTTGATCTGGGATCGTTCGGGCGGATGGGGCTGCAGATCTGCTACGAGATCATCTTCTCGGGCGAGGTGGTGGATGCCGCCAACCGACCTGATTATGTGTTCAACCCCAGCAACGATGCCTGGTTCGGATCCTGGGGCCCGCCGCAGCATCTGGCGCAGGCGCGGCTGCGCGCGCTGGAAGAAGGCGTGCCGGTCATCCGCTCGACCCCCACAGGAATTTCGGCGGTGATCGATGCCGATGGCCGGCTGCTCCACAGCATCGCGCACAAAAGCGCGGGCCATATCGATGCGATGCTGCCGCGCCCGCACGGCCCGACCCCGTTTGCCTTGTGGGGCAACCTTGTGCCGCTGGCGTTTGCGGGCGTGCTGCTGCTGTTGGCGGTTGCACTGCGCGCATTCCGTCGTTAA